The Bacteroidota bacterium genomic sequence AACCAGCTTATTTGTCACAATCGGGACAATTATATGGTGAAGCAATGGCCATGTCCTTAGGAAAGATTTATACTTTTGGACCTACATTCAGGGCAGAGAAATCAAAAACCAGAAGACATTTATCTGAATTTTGGATGATTGAACCCGAAATGGCATTTCATGATAATGATATGAATATGGACTTGATTGAAGAGTTCATTCAGTATATCGTAAAAAGCATTTTGAAGTCCTGTAAATTTGAATTGGAAGAATTGGGCAGAGATACAACTATGCTTGAGAAAGTTGCGCAAAAATTCCCCCGGATATCTTATGACAATGCCGTTCTTTATTTAACAGGAAAAGAGAATGTGAATGGTAGAAATGCCATCCAACTTTTACAAGCTGATTTGGAAAATGCTGGTAAACGTATTGAAGAAATTGATGCCGACATTGTTTCACGAGAAAATGCTATTAAAGCTGGTGGAATGAAAAAAGGCGTTATTGCTTTTAATGAAAAGAAAATTTTAGAATTGAAAGCTGAAGTTAAGGAGTTGGAAGAACTGAAACGCAATATTCCTCAGTGGATTAGTTCAGCTCAGAACTTTGAATATGGAAGTGATTTTGGTGGTTCAGATGAGACAGTTCTAACTCGCTTGTTTGACACGCCTATCATGGTTTATAACTGGCCTAAAGCCATCAAGGCATTCTACATGAAAGAAGCAGAAGACAATGCCACATTGGTTAAAGGTGTTGATGTATTAGCTCCTGAAGGCTATGGTGAAATTGTTGGAGGAGGAGAACGCGAAACGGATCTAAACATACTAATTGATGCAATCAATACACACGAGCTTCCAATGAGTGCTTTTGAATGGTATCTTGATTTAAGACGATTTGGCTCAGTTCCGCATGCAGGATTTGGTCTCGGACTTGAACGGATGGTTTCATGGGTCTGTAAAATTCAACATGTACGCGAAAGCATTCCATTTCCAAGAATGATGGGTACTTTATTTCCTTGATGAATTTAATTAATGCGTTTAGTGGTTGAAAAAGAAATGTAGAAACACTTATTAGATGAATAAAACTCAATTAGGATATTAATGGTTTTTATGAAACTTCGTGAAGCCCCGCCTGAACTCATTCGGGCAGGTTCATTTTCTTCGAGAATCTTCGTGTAAAAATTTCTGTCACGAAGATGCACAAAAAATACACAAAGACACACGAAGAAGAATCATTAAGAAACATACGTTTAACACCAACTAGAAGTTGACTTAGTAGGGTCTCATGAGAGGAATTTGATGCTCCTTGAAATTCCCAGCAGTAAAATTACAACCTGCTGCTTTGCTGACGTAGGAAGCATCTAACAAAATCAATGACTTATTACCAAATCATTTTGTTAGATCCCTAGTCCTTCGGGATTAGCCTAGTGCTAGGATGTGGTTTTTGTTTCAAAATTGCAAAAGACTATTCAGCTTATAATCGAACCAATAGGAGCTGCTTTGCTGACGCAGGAAGCATCTACCATAATCAGAGACATATTAAACCAAATCATTTTGTTAGATCCCTCGTCCCTCGGGATTGGCATAGTGGAATGGATTGGGATTGTGAATTTGAAACTACACCACTTCTACTGTCAATCCTAGTTCTTCAAATTGTTCTTTAAGTGCAGAGAGGTATATTTTATCTCCAATTTTAATTGTGGACTTTCCCTTAAAATGTGCAAGGAGTGTTAGCTGTTCTGCTGGAATATCCTCAAATTCACAGATATCAATCAAACTTTCAATAACAAATTCGAAAGAATTAATGTCATCGTTATAAAGAACCAATGAATAAATATCAGACTCCTCTTCTGATTGATTATTTAAATCTGGGTTTATGTTTTCCTCTTCAAAGTTCATAAGAGTTATTTTTTTTGCCTAAAGTTTATTTTGCTTTCCGTTTTTGAAATTAATCGTTTAACATTGGCTCTATGTGTGAATAATGCAATTAAAAATACGACAAATGCAAAAACAGCTAATATTTTATTGTCTGGTATGCTGGAGAAGAAAAATAACAATACAGGTATACTTAATGCTCCTAAAAGAGATCCCAACGAAACATATCTTGTAACACTAACAATAATGACAAAGATTGGAAAA encodes the following:
- a CDS encoding asparagine--tRNA ligase, whose translation is MQLKSRNTTSISDLNKFIGDSVELQGWILNKRSSKGIVFLVLRDGSGYSQCIIAQDKVGEDTLKEIDGLGLESSIYIKGIVVADERQIGGVEVHADEVHIYHNTQDYPIAKKEHGVEFLMEKRHLWLRSKKQWAIMRVRNQIIFSIHQFFQEKGFVQMDSPIFTGNAVEGTSTLFETEFFDKPAYLSQSGQLYGEAMAMSLGKIYTFGPTFRAEKSKTRRHLSEFWMIEPEMAFHDNDMNMDLIEEFIQYIVKSILKSCKFELEELGRDTTMLEKVAQKFPRISYDNAVLYLTGKENVNGRNAIQLLQADLENAGKRIEEIDADIVSRENAIKAGGMKKGVIAFNEKKILELKAEVKELEELKRNIPQWISSAQNFEYGSDFGGSDETVLTRLFDTPIMVYNWPKAIKAFYMKEAEDNATLVKGVDVLAPEGYGEIVGGGERETDLNILIDAINTHELPMSAFEWYLDLRRFGSVPHAGFGLGLERMVSWVCKIQHVRESIPFPRMMGTLFP
- a CDS encoding ATP-dependent Clp protease adaptor ClpS, yielding MNFEEENINPDLNNQSEEESDIYSLVLYNDDINSFEFVIESLIDICEFEDIPAEQLTLLAHFKGKSTIKIGDKIYLSALKEQFEELGLTVEVV
- a CDS encoding acyl-phosphate--glycerol-3-phosphate O-acyltransferase encodes the protein YLKLAAGVLAMIGHIYPVFAQFKGGKGIATMAGVLLGTVPEVMIYAFPIFVIIVSVTRYVSLGSLLGALSIPVLLFFFSSIPDNKILAVFAFVVFLIALFTHRANVKRLISKTESKINFRQKK